The Haloplanus natans DSM 17983 DNA segment ACGTTTCGGACGTAGGTCCCGGAGACGTTCACCGCGGCGATGCCGGCGTCACCCTCGCCGTACCCCTGCTGAATCGGGGCGTCCCAGTCGTCACTCGCCGACGCGTTCGCCGCGCGGGTCGCGTTGCCGACGCCGCGGATCGTCAGTCCAGTCACGGCCACGTCGTCCGCCCGAACCTCGATCACCGTCCCCTCGTCGCCACCGTCCATCGTCGCCCCCTCGCCGCGGAGGGTGAGTGGCTTCTCGATCGTGACGCGTTCGGCGTACGTCCCCGGGGGCACGACGACGGTCGTGTTCGGTGGCGCGGCGGCGACGGCGGCACTAATCGTCGGCGCGTCGCGGCCGACCACGGTCGACACCTCGCGATCCAGAAGCGTCGCCGCCTCGGCGACGCGGCGGTCCGCACGCGCCCGCCGGTCGTCTACGTCCGACTTCACGCCCGCCGCGCTCGGAACGGTGGGCGGATCGGCGCGGAGCGTTGCCCAGTCGACGACCCGGCCGCCACACGCCTCGGCGAAGTCCGCGGCGTCGCCCGCGTCCGAGAAGGGGACGACGACCGACGTGCCGGCGAGTGTCGCTCGGCTCCCGACGACGAACTGCGCCTCGGTCACCGACACCCAGTCGGGGTTGGTGGCCACGGTGAGCGTGCCGCCCTCACATCGCGGTGACCGGTCCGCGTAGTCGGAGGCGTAGACGGCGAGCGGGTAGCCGAACTGCTGTTCGCGGCCGGGTTCGTCGAGTGCCGAAATCGCGCCCGCTACCCCTGCATAGCCGACGACGTAGCGGTACTGCGAATAAAACACCTCGACGCGGGGGATGGTGGCACCCTCCTGTTCGGCGGTCTGTTCGGCCTCCGCGGTGACCCCAAGCTTGACCGTGTCCGCGTACGGGACGGGGTCGGGTCGGGCCGACCCCAGATCGACGGCGAAGGCGCCGACAGCCGTGGTCAACAACAGGACCGAACACGCGGCCGCCACGAACTGCCACGTCCGCGTCTCCCCGTCGTTCATCGACCGATCGTTGGCCGGGGGCGTATTTACCTCGTGTGGTGTGGCCGTCTAGCCCGAATACTCCGCGTAGCTCACACAGTAGCCTTCGGGATCGATGTTGCCGGCGACGATGGCACACGCCCCCATCCCGTCGCCGTTCTTGTCCTCGATGTAGAACTGGCAGCTCGAACACTGCTGGCCGTTCTTCGGTTGCTCCTGGTAGTTCACCGCCGACTTCGCCGAGAGCGTGTCGGGATTCCGCTGGGTGCCACCCAGACTCGTCGCCGTCTCGTATTCCGCGGGGACGGTGTCGTCGCCGCCGGAGTCCATCGACCCCTCCGTCGCGGTCGCGGTTGCGGTCGCCGTGGCCGTGGCCGTGGCCGTGTCTTCACCGCCACCGCCACCACAGCCGGCCAGGCCGGCCGTGAGTCCGCTTCCGATCAGCGCGAGCAGTCGGCGTCGGTCAGACTTCGTCAGTCGTTTACCCATGATCGTTCGTTGCCTCTCCACCGACCAATAAGCTCTGGTGTCCCCGTCGAAATCCGCGATCGGCGGATACCGACCTTTTTGTCGGCGTCCCGTCTACGGCCGTCGGGGCGTGTGGCCTAGCGGATAGGGCGAGAGGTTCCTAACCTCTCGATCGCGGGTTCGAATCCCGCCACGCCCGTTCCGGAATCGAACGGTGTGGAGTCACAGGACGGCGTCGGGGTTCTTATAAACCCGACGCTCAGACCGCGAGCACGATCGTTCCATGTGTGAGCGGGGGTCGTCGCTGTCATGCGATTCGCTAAGAGCTAATTGGTGGATTGGTGATATAACCGTTGGGGTGGACCCGTGATTGTGTGAGCCACTTGCATACTGAAGAATAAAAGAAAAAAGTCGCACAATCCGCCCCAACCCATCCGTAATCCGCACGACTTGTAACCGTCCGGTTTTCTTCCGTTTTAACGCTTGTAGCGGCGGAATTGAATTTTCAGCCGGCGTTTGAGCGCTCGCTGAATTTCCGGAACCCATGCGGATCGTGTGCGGCTCTCGCCTCCGTCCGGGACTCGCACCAATCGAAATCGTGGAGGGTTATAAGTTTAGGGGACAGGAAGGCTCTTTCAGGTGGGGTAGAGATCATCGAAATCTGCCACCAAAACGGTCGAATTATCACATCGTCTCATCGCCATATAGTGAAAAATCTCAGCGAGGAAGCTGAACCGAAGTCGAGGGCTATGAGAGGACTCAGTTAGTCCAGCTCGATCGCCTTGCTGGCAGCGTCAAGAGGGTCCGTATAGAACACGAGTTGCAGCTGGTCCAGCAGCTCATCTGGTATTTTTGGCAGGTCTTCCTTGTTCTTAGCTGGCAACAACACCGTTTTCGCTCCTGAATCAGCTGCCAGCTGCAGCTTGTCAACTAGTGAACTCACAGCGACGAGTTCGCCCATCAAACTCATCGCACCCAATACTATCGTCTGGGGGCGGACTGGTCTGTCAAGAATTCCTGAGACGATGCCGACGAGAAGCCCAACGCTTGCCTCGCCTCCCTCGTCGGCATCAGACGGGTTGAGTACCTGCACATTGATGTCGTATTCATCTAACGTCTCATCACGCCGAAGATCACGCATATTCGCCTGCAAGTAGTCGCACGCCGTCTCGAATGACTCCTTCATCTTGCTCCCGGGAGTCCCCGAGATGTTTGTTTTTCCAGACCCGGGGAGCGCTTGTGTTTCGATTCGGAATGGAGCATGCCGTCCCTCACTTTCACCGATCGTGTAGACTGTCCCTGCCTGCTGGGTTCCAGGTGGAATTAGAGCTTCGTCGGCCTCTTCGGGTACGGCGACGTAGTTCTCCTCTTTCGTCCCTAAGTCCAAATACGAGAACTCAACTGCTCGATATTCCATTCCGCCCATCCGCTTCAGTTGCTCTTTTACGCGCCGCCGACCTTCCATCGCGAATTCGAGGTACTCCCGAAGCTCCTCCTTGCTGTACTCTCCATGCGGATGGAGTAGCTTGAGGAGTCCAGATGTAGTTTTGCGAACCGCTTTTTCGTCACGCTGGTTCAGGTGGTCTCCGAACGCAAACTCTTCGTTGATTGCATCTCCGTAGGATTCTTTTCGGAGCTCTCGAACGAACTCCGCGAAATAATCCACGATAAAGCCGAACTGGTCGCCGAAGAATTCGGAGCGCATCTTCGGGACTTCCCACCCGGGGAGATAGTAGTGGAAGCGGTCGATGAGGGCAAGGTCCTGCATCTCTTCTGGGAATGGCTCAAAGAGGTGAGAGCTCTTGAGAACGCCCTCAACATCTAGGTCGATGTTTCCAACGTAGACCATGGATGCCTGCGCTGTGAGCTCTTCAGTACCGCGTGAGAAGCTCCCAGATTCCATGTAGTCTTTGAGCATCTGCACCGCCTCTGAATCACTGAATCGGAGTCCTCCGACCTCGTCGAAAGCAACGACATCCCATCGACCGACGAGGCCAATTCGACCAGTATTCAAATTCAGGAACAGCTTCGCAACGGTCGTTTTGCCGCCCGAAATGAGTATGGAGTGTGGGCTGATTTCTCGATATAGATAGCTCTTACCGGTTCCGCGTGGCCCCAATTCGACGTAGTTGTAGTTTGACTCGACGAGCGGGATACAACGAGCCAAGAAGAGGAGCTTCTCGCGCTCGTCGAACGAAGATGGGTCATAACCCACCGTTTGGAGCAGGAGATCCATCCATTCGTCCCGCGTGAATTGGCGTCGACGATCCTTCAGTTGGTCAAGGTCGAGGTTCGACACCTGGATCGGCTTGAACGACTCGATGCCGAACAGACTCTTGGGGCTGTTTGCGTTGTCCGGGATATACTCCAGGTCGATGATAGCCCAGACACCGCCACCCAGAAGCTTGGGATGTTTGCTGACTAGGTGTTCGCCGACTTCGACATCGTTCAATCCGAGATTTACGAACGATCCAATATATGCGTCCTGCTGCTCATCGAGTTTGACGGTTACCTTGTCGATAACACGATAACGACCCCGCTCGCGGACCTCGCTTTTGACGAATTCGGCTTCGTCGGGGCGAACATAATGCTTCGACAGAATCTCTTTGACTTTTTCGAGGCCCTCCTCAAGCGATTCCTCATCGTCCGTAGCGCAGTATTGTCCGATGAGGTATTCAAGAACATAGGTAGGAACGTTCACTCCAGATTTAATGTCTTGAACGAGATCCTTCCGGACCACGCGGCCGGGAAAGACGTCGAGGGCTTTCTCGTCGACGTCCTCGGTTGTCATTAGTTACGGGGAGTAGAGCCGGGTGCATATTGGTGTCGGTCAAAAGAGACAGCACCGAGCACCGACAGACTCAGTAGTTACTGAAAGCTCGGCAGAGTTCAGACATCGAATCGCATATCATCATCGCCGAAGAGCAGGTCGAGCCCAACTGTCCTTTTGACGATTGTCTCTCGGGTATCGGTGTCGATGACCTCGAACTGAACAGAGTTTTCTCCAGAGATAGCCCCTTGCTTGAGCCGGATTCGGGTGCTATTGGAACCAGGAGAGATCTCCAAGGTGGCGGGATCGGCAACGGACTCTCCATCGATATTCGCACGGATCTCCAGAGTCGGTGCTCGATCAAACGACACCTGCTCGCTTTTCGCTTCGATATCGACCGAGATAATCGAGTTCGTAATTGGATCTGGAATCGAAACATCGTAACTGATCGTCGCACTCTCTTCGATTTCGCCTGTCGTCACGGTGAGACACGGAACGAGCAATTCTTGGAGCGAGATTCCACCGTGGAAGTATCGCATGTTCCCACCCTGTGCTTTGAAGCACGCGACGCTCCGAGGAAACAGGAGCTTGAGGTCCGGGGCGTTGATTCCGAGGTCCGACAGCGCATCAGGCCCAATTTCGATGAATTCGTCCGTATCGACGAGTGAGGTCTTACTGTCAGTCGCCGCGAATCGCCGTTTAACGACTGGAGCGAGGTCCGGAGATTCGACCTTGAGGTCATCGGTCAGTCGATCCGTATAGAGGAACCCGTGGTCGCTCGTAATCACGAATCGGGTGTAACCAGCCTGTTTCAAGCGCTGAACGGTTCGCTCGACGTCGTCTATGTGCGAGGAGACCTGACTAAATGCAGCATCGTCGTCGAGATTCTCTCCGAGTTTGTCTATCGTTCCGGAGTAGACAACCCGAGGAATGGGGTCGGATTCGGCCAGCTCCTCCAGCGCGATGTTGCTCACTCCGTCCATATCGACGACCTCGAAGCCTGCGGCGCTGAGCCGGTCAACACGATCGGCTTTCCCGCCCATCACTTCCCCGCCACTAGTCACAACGAGGTCGTCGTTTTCAAGTGATAGCCCGAGTTCTCCGGGAAGGTGTGCAGCCATCCCGACTTCCGTAATCGAAGGCAACGCAGCGCTGACTGCGCTTAGGCTCTGCTCGAAGTCGGTTCGTAGTCCGAGATTCTCTTTGATGGCCTCGGCCAGTTCGTACCGTAGCCCGTCACAGACGATGATTGCAGTGCCTTTCTCAAGGTCTGCAAACTCCTCGTAGAACGAGGTCTGCGGTGTTCCGAGCGTCGGGTCCTCACTCAGAATATCGGCAAGTGGTCTGTTCACCCCTTGGAGGAAGGACATGTAGTGTTTGGTGACCCGCTTTTTCACCGTGGTTTCCTTGGGGTAGGGGAATGTAGCCTCCTGTGTTGCGTTGATATAGTTCCGATAGGATGAATCGACTTGCCACCAGCCGTCGTCACTGGTGTATTTCTGGGCGAGTTCCTCTGAGGAGAGTGTCTTTGCCTCGTCCGTGTCGATGGTCCCGACTCGCTGTAGCGTTTCTACCGCCAAAGCTGGGACCGACCAGTCGACGAGGTCTTCGTTGCTCCAGAAGCTATTCTGGCGGGATTTGACGGTTCGTTCGAGATCCGTTGCGATTTCAGGAAGGTCAGCATACGTCTCTTCCGCGAGTCGCTCCATCACGAGCCGGATAAGGCCCATGTCGATGCCCTTGAACGCCGTCGCGTCCCAGCTGGTCCGGTCGGAGTCGATGACAGCCTTCGCCAGATCGTAGTCCGTCTCGATTTTTTCGGCGTAGCGCGTGAACTCGGTCGGGGCGTACTGCTGCCACTCGTCACAGAACGTTGCAGCAGCACGAGGCTCATCCGGAGCGAGTTCGTCGTATCGTGTCGTCGGAGCCCGGCTAGCTACCTCGCCAAACAGGAACTGTGTAGCTATCTCCTTCGGGTCGAGTCCGGCGTCGACGCCATATTCCTCTCGGAGCTGTGCGTCCCAGGCGTCGGCCATCGCGTTGTCCTCAATTGTCTCACGATACGCTTCCGGCTCTGAGAGGTACGCTCGCACCCAATCATCCGTATCCGGGCCAGCGGTATCGAAGAGAACGCAGAAAAACGCCAGGCGCTGAACCTCGCGGTTCTGGCCCCAGTCTTCGTACGCGTCGGGAATCTCTTCGTCGTGCTCGACGAGGAACTGCGTCACAGGAGTGTCGTCGAT contains these protein-coding regions:
- the brxL gene encoding protease Lon-related BREX system protein BrxL, which translates into the protein MTTEDVDEKALDVFPGRVVRKDLVQDIKSGVNVPTYVLEYLIGQYCATDDEESLEEGLEKVKEILSKHYVRPDEAEFVKSEVRERGRYRVIDKVTVKLDEQQDAYIGSFVNLGLNDVEVGEHLVSKHPKLLGGGVWAIIDLEYIPDNANSPKSLFGIESFKPIQVSNLDLDQLKDRRRQFTRDEWMDLLLQTVGYDPSSFDEREKLLFLARCIPLVESNYNYVELGPRGTGKSYLYREISPHSILISGGKTTVAKLFLNLNTGRIGLVGRWDVVAFDEVGGLRFSDSEAVQMLKDYMESGSFSRGTEELTAQASMVYVGNIDLDVEGVLKSSHLFEPFPEEMQDLALIDRFHYYLPGWEVPKMRSEFFGDQFGFIVDYFAEFVRELRKESYGDAINEEFAFGDHLNQRDEKAVRKTTSGLLKLLHPHGEYSKEELREYLEFAMEGRRRVKEQLKRMGGMEYRAVEFSYLDLGTKEENYVAVPEEADEALIPPGTQQAGTVYTIGESEGRHAPFRIETQALPGSGKTNISGTPGSKMKESFETACDYLQANMRDLRRDETLDEYDINVQVLNPSDADEGGEASVGLLVGIVSGILDRPVRPQTIVLGAMSLMGELVAVSSLVDKLQLAADSGAKTVLLPAKNKEDLPKIPDELLDQLQLVFYTDPLDAASKAIELD
- a CDS encoding NosD domain-containing protein translates to MNDGETRTWQFVAAACSVLLLTTAVGAFAVDLGSARPDPVPYADTVKLGVTAEAEQTAEQEGATIPRVEVFYSQYRYVVGYAGVAGAISALDEPGREQQFGYPLAVYASDYADRSPRCEGGTLTVATNPDWVSVTEAQFVVGSRATLAGTSVVVPFSDAGDAADFAEACGGRVVDWATLRADPPTVPSAAGVKSDVDDRRARADRRVAEAATLLDREVSTVVGRDAPTISAAVAAAPPNTTVVVPPGTYAERVTIEKPLTLRGEGATMDGGDEGTVIEVRADDVAVTGLTIRGVGNATRAANASASDDWDAPIQQGYGEGDAGIAAVNVSGTYVRNVSIHTPANGVLLRGTPGAVVDGLRVEGSEEWLDGFMGVMAMYESVVVQNSRIEGGRDGVYLHRAHGTVVRNNTFLDHRFGVHLMYTSETLIADNVARGQEGSGVVIMTRPTENAVVGNDVRHANGGIFAGGSRSYVARNVVVDTDRGLVTYATQSTFEGNVLYGNEVGFAASTVVPSNRVVANDFVGNDRHATAGPGPLRIYTENGRGNYWEGAYDMTLGGGGSPTLDRAYSPTDDLDRRLHRTDAAVTLSAAPTVRGLRAFRGTTPGFRKASIIDLAPLRRPANPDLLAQARNETAVNTEERAA
- a CDS encoding high-potential iron-sulfur protein; the encoded protein is MGKRLTKSDRRRLLALIGSGLTAGLAGCGGGGGEDTATATATATATATATEGSMDSGGDDTVPAEYETATSLGGTQRNPDTLSAKSAVNYQEQPKNGQQCSSCQFYIEDKNGDGMGACAIVAGNIDPEGYCVSYAEYSG
- a CDS encoding PglZ domain-containing protein, with protein sequence MGDLADSIITELRQKFDRHPVWVWYDAQEKYKGVLDEVEAALNDVTLARYDGSYFELKRRLHEEDPNYEQNWLFYIPESRNDAEWFRDVHALGKQYRVGQDIDDTPVTQFLVEHDEEIPDAYEDWGQNREVQRLAFFCVLFDTAGPDTDDWVRAYLSEPEAYRETIEDNAMADAWDAQLREEYGVDAGLDPKEIATQFLFGEVASRAPTTRYDELAPDEPRAAATFCDEWQQYAPTEFTRYAEKIETDYDLAKAVIDSDRTSWDATAFKGIDMGLIRLVMERLAEETYADLPEIATDLERTVKSRQNSFWSNEDLVDWSVPALAVETLQRVGTIDTDEAKTLSSEELAQKYTSDDGWWQVDSSYRNYINATQEATFPYPKETTVKKRVTKHYMSFLQGVNRPLADILSEDPTLGTPQTSFYEEFADLEKGTAIIVCDGLRYELAEAIKENLGLRTDFEQSLSAVSAALPSITEVGMAAHLPGELGLSLENDDLVVTSGGEVMGGKADRVDRLSAAGFEVVDMDGVSNIALEELAESDPIPRVVYSGTIDKLGENLDDDAAFSQVSSHIDDVERTVQRLKQAGYTRFVITSDHGFLYTDRLTDDLKVESPDLAPVVKRRFAATDSKTSLVDTDEFIEIGPDALSDLGINAPDLKLLFPRSVACFKAQGGNMRYFHGGISLQELLVPCLTVTTGEIEESATISYDVSIPDPITNSIISVDIEAKSEQVSFDRAPTLEIRANIDGESVADPATLEISPGSNSTRIRLKQGAISGENSVQFEVIDTDTRETIVKRTVGLDLLFGDDDMRFDV